Proteins from one Cellulosilyticum lentocellum DSM 5427 genomic window:
- a CDS encoding FUSC family protein, producing MNSLLSKSKIDVPDTLLKGTVMVLVTFIAGFLFGKSSMMIAFVILLGANTFEKQNLRVQTVRKIAKLILIDTLIVCLAFLASQNRWWGIPINMATLFVITYYFVSPYDQMAYKTFIMLYVFSQYNTIELSALPSRLLLVVFVLVVMLGTTLIKQHKNKALLDPNIGKAWEVINEQLKCILEGHYDEALSSTCNKYMNEVAHSIYLTGYRRYLTTYVGKIQFQFYMNISYFNVLLVQLSCEYQRGRFDKKALQKLIGITEVIDSYFKRQITRTKVIRILWRFLEEHSVANGFEEEIVDMIYGIYSNFVELNILDYKTRDKLYYNWQRSNLEHVQMSIKTICNPKSISFNFAMRMSFILSVSLSLADLLGFYKIIWVVIPIISITAPYYEDTIRKKKDRIKSNVLAAIIVGIVINVIGTWWINLVLLIGGYYLIYAFNDYYRISFFLTIVSMSLSAFSSGVNVLVFYRIIYVIIGATVAELSARLVPYKIEDGIKELIKEIDKLNTVLEQQSIASLEGKENKHYIRDTIIHSAVLCQKLSMKNESYKDPKVAAIINVNTEFAIRLGHKLLRNT from the coding sequence ATGAACTCTTTATTATCAAAAAGTAAAATAGATGTACCAGATACGCTTTTAAAAGGAACAGTGATGGTCTTAGTAACTTTTATAGCAGGATTTTTATTTGGAAAAAGTAGTATGATGATTGCTTTTGTTATTTTATTGGGGGCAAATACTTTTGAAAAGCAAAATTTAAGAGTACAAACAGTAAGGAAGATTGCAAAACTGATTTTAATAGATACCCTGATTGTTTGTTTAGCCTTTCTAGCATCCCAAAATAGGTGGTGGGGAATACCTATTAATATGGCTACTTTGTTTGTTATTACTTATTATTTTGTTTCACCCTATGATCAAATGGCATATAAAACCTTTATCATGCTTTATGTGTTTTCACAGTATAATACTATAGAACTTAGTGCATTACCTAGTAGGTTATTATTAGTCGTATTTGTCTTAGTGGTTATGTTGGGAACTACTTTAATTAAACAGCACAAGAATAAGGCACTTTTAGATCCCAATATCGGTAAGGCTTGGGAAGTAATTAATGAACAACTAAAGTGTATTCTAGAAGGACATTATGATGAAGCACTTAGTTCTACTTGCAATAAGTATATGAATGAAGTAGCACATAGCATTTATTTAACAGGCTATAGGCGATATTTAACCACTTATGTAGGAAAGATACAGTTTCAATTCTATATGAATATTAGCTATTTTAATGTTCTCTTAGTGCAGCTATCATGTGAGTATCAAAGAGGGCGCTTTGACAAAAAGGCATTGCAGAAACTTATAGGTATTACAGAAGTTATTGATAGCTATTTTAAAAGACAAATAACACGAACAAAAGTGATTAGAATTTTATGGCGCTTTTTAGAAGAACATAGCGTAGCTAATGGATTTGAAGAAGAAATAGTAGATATGATTTATGGGATTTATAGCAATTTCGTTGAACTAAATATTTTAGATTATAAGACAAGAGATAAACTCTATTATAATTGGCAGCGGTCTAATCTAGAGCATGTACAAATGAGTATAAAAACCATTTGCAATCCTAAGAGTATAAGCTTTAATTTTGCTATGCGTATGTCTTTTATTTTATCTGTAAGTCTATCTTTAGCAGATTTATTAGGCTTTTATAAAATCATTTGGGTGGTTATTCCCATTATTTCTATTACAGCACCTTACTATGAGGATACTATTAGGAAGAAGAAGGATAGGATAAAAAGTAATGTATTAGCAGCTATTATTGTAGGCATAGTCATTAATGTCATAGGAACCTGGTGGATTAATTTAGTACTTTTAATAGGTGGCTATTATTTGATCTATGCTTTTAATGACTATTATCGCATCTCATTCTTTTTAACTATTGTCTCCATGAGTTTATCGGCATTTAGTAGTGGGGTTAATGTCCTAGTTTTTTACCGAATCATTTATGTGATAATAGGTGCTACTGTAGCAGAGTTAAGTGCTAGGCTGGTGCCTTATAAAATAGAGGATGGTATTAAGGAGTTAATTAAGGAAATTGACAAGCTTAATACTGTATTAGAACAGCAAAGTATTGCTAGTTTAGAAGGAAAAGAAAATAAGCATTATATAAGAGATACGATTATTCATTCGGCAGTTTTATGCCAAAAACTTTCTATGAAAAATGAAAGCTACAAAGACCCTAAGGTAGCAGCCATTATTAATGTTAATACAGAATTTGCTATAAGGCTGGGCCATAAGCTTTTAAGGAATACTTAG
- a CDS encoding zf-HC2 domain-containing protein: MKLNCYIVEDLMPSYIENLTNENTSKDIQEHFIECERCKKLYSDMKQEILLPKNLQMDNEEKNKSDLKYLGKIRKNCDRKSVISLIVFVCITALLLMIAWNNIGNIHTSVKLSYVVLPLVILTGGFLCYRRFEKSRQRNWDLWLGQILVLTTAIIVILIMYLSYSWVNNHTYPLGLQAYEIGPFVARFLYLGIGIGAVVFFYGALQILKKSFAYYFLCSHSISLICMSIGFYRILKTLSSIEGYTLLCLQTGIVYWIGFVITIILWCILKNKRL; this comes from the coding sequence ATGAAATTAAATTGTTATATTGTTGAGGATTTAATGCCTTCCTATATTGAAAATCTAACTAATGAAAATACCTCTAAGGATATTCAAGAACATTTTATTGAATGTGAAAGGTGCAAAAAACTTTATTCAGATATGAAACAGGAGATCCTCCTACCCAAAAACCTGCAGATGGATAATGAAGAGAAGAATAAAAGTGATTTGAAATATCTGGGTAAGATTAGAAAAAATTGCGATCGAAAATCAGTCATTAGCCTCATTGTATTCGTATGTATTACTGCATTATTACTTATGATTGCGTGGAATAACATCGGAAATATTCATACAAGCGTAAAGTTATCTTATGTGGTGCTTCCATTAGTTATTTTAACCGGTGGTTTTTTATGCTATAGAAGGTTTGAAAAAAGCAGACAAAGAAACTGGGATTTATGGCTCGGTCAGATACTCGTATTAACCACGGCAATAATAGTCATTTTAATTATGTACCTTTCTTATTCATGGGTAAATAACCATACTTACCCTTTGGGGTTACAGGCGTATGAAATAGGACCATTTGTAGCTAGATTTTTATATCTTGGTATAGGCATTGGGGCTGTAGTCTTTTTCTATGGAGCTCTCCAAATTTTAAAAAAATCTTTTGCTTACTATTTTTTGTGTTCTCATTCGATTAGCCTTATATGTATGTCTATAGGATTTTATCGAATTTTAAAAACCCTGTCTAGTATAGAAGGATATACGTTATTGTGCTTACAGACAGGTATTGTTTACTGGATTGGCTTTGTCATAACCATTATCCTTTGGTGCATTTTAAAAAATAAAAGGTTATAA
- a CDS encoding polyprenyl synthetase family protein has product MHKLWDSYPEIKKELEVVIDLMDENAYCKDKVIESSIKDMIHSNGKMIRPGFSIIAAKFGEYEEERTRVLAAVMEFFHMATLVHDDVIDDAKLRRGKETVQSKYGKDYAVYIGDYLFCICFKLLASTASLQSIQIDSKAMSRICLGEVEQLNSRFDKNVSVKNYLKRVSGKTAELFSLSLYIGAAESNCDKKLSRLFWNIGHNIGMAFQIIDDILDYVSDTNTLGKDSANDLKDGLYTLPLIYVLEKQPKELLTILDKEIYEDEDIAAIFKLTHELGGIESARNLAKKYTDKAYKLIGQLPDNEYKSMLKEMSRVLLERAY; this is encoded by the coding sequence ATGCATAAACTCTGGGATAGTTATCCAGAAATCAAAAAAGAGCTAGAAGTAGTTATAGACCTTATGGATGAAAATGCTTATTGCAAAGATAAGGTAATTGAAAGTTCTATTAAGGATATGATTCATTCAAATGGGAAAATGATTCGACCAGGCTTTTCTATCATTGCAGCAAAGTTTGGTGAGTACGAAGAAGAGCGAACAAGGGTGTTAGCCGCAGTCATGGAGTTTTTCCATATGGCGACACTTGTACATGATGATGTGATTGATGATGCAAAGCTTCGTAGAGGAAAAGAGACGGTCCAATCAAAATATGGGAAGGACTATGCAGTTTATATTGGTGATTATCTATTTTGTATCTGCTTTAAGCTTTTAGCAAGCACGGCCTCTCTGCAAAGCATTCAAATAGATAGTAAGGCTATGTCTAGAATTTGCTTAGGAGAAGTAGAACAACTTAACTCACGTTTTGATAAAAATGTATCAGTTAAAAATTATTTAAAGCGTGTTTCAGGAAAAACAGCAGAATTATTTTCACTAAGCCTTTATATAGGAGCTGCAGAAAGTAATTGTGATAAAAAACTGAGTAGACTATTTTGGAATATCGGACATAATATAGGAATGGCTTTTCAAATTATTGATGATATCTTAGATTATGTTAGTGATACGAATACATTAGGCAAAGATAGTGCCAATGACCTTAAGGATGGGTTGTATACCTTGCCTCTCATTTATGTGTTAGAGAAACAGCCAAAGGAGCTTTTAACTATTCTAGATAAAGAAATATATGAGGATGAAGATATTGCAGCTATTTTTAAGCTAACTCATGAATTAGGCGGAATAGAGAGTGCTAGAAACTTAGCTAAAAAATATACTGATAAAGCTTATAAATTAATAGGTCAATTACCAGATAATGAATATAAAAGCATGCTCAAGGAAATGAGTAGGGTGCTTTTAGAAAGAGCATATTAA
- a CDS encoding RNA polymerase sigma factor, which translates to MQNNDMNKLYERHSKMVYLFLFRMTGSHELAEELTQETFYQAFLSYAHFRGECKASTWLCQIARHVWLQYLRKKKDLYSIEEIAIPLTNINLFDPLKTYILKEEKNTFYHMLQKLPNDMREVVILRITSELSFAEIGELLGKSETWARTNFFRAKRKLQEYIKEMERS; encoded by the coding sequence TTGCAAAATAATGATATGAATAAACTCTACGAAAGGCATAGCAAAATGGTTTACCTCTTCCTTTTTCGAATGACAGGAAGCCATGAACTCGCAGAAGAATTAACGCAAGAAACCTTTTACCAAGCATTTTTATCCTATGCCCATTTTCGTGGAGAATGTAAAGCATCTACTTGGCTATGTCAAATTGCTAGGCATGTGTGGCTACAGTACTTGCGTAAAAAAAAGGATTTATACTCCATAGAAGAGATCGCAATACCTTTGACCAATATAAACTTATTTGATCCATTAAAGACTTATATTCTAAAAGAGGAAAAAAACACTTTTTATCACATGCTGCAAAAATTACCAAACGACATGAGAGAGGTTGTCATCCTCCGAATTACATCCGAACTAAGTTTTGCAGAGATTGGGGAATTACTAGGAAAAAGTGAAACATGGGCTAGAACTAATTTCTTTAGAGCCAAGCGAAAGCTACAAGAATACATCAAAGAAATGGAAAGGAGCTAA
- a CDS encoding Cof-type HAD-IIB family hydrolase: protein MNKKAIFLDIDGTLVNHHGKIPDSAREAIAAARKKGHVIFVCTGRSRAEIPEEIFKMNLDGIIGAAGGYVELEGKAIHEVYIPKEEVTHIVNFFEANHIEFYLEATSQVYASKGGKAYLMAMMNANIARYPDAKEDLEKNMLSFIAHMQDEGDIIREDINKVTFMGAQLSLKEVQEEFKENFVAIPGSYGREGELCGELMLKEVHKATGIEIVLKALGIEQKDTYAYGDSYNDIEMLQYVACGVAMSNGAEALKKVADDITDSPDEDGLYKSFKKYGLI, encoded by the coding sequence ATGAATAAAAAAGCCATTTTTTTAGATATAGATGGAACACTTGTTAATCATCATGGGAAAATACCAGACTCAGCTAGAGAAGCTATTGCAGCAGCAAGAAAAAAAGGACATGTTATTTTTGTGTGTACAGGACGCTCTAGAGCTGAGATACCTGAAGAAATTTTTAAAATGAATCTAGATGGCATTATAGGAGCAGCAGGTGGTTATGTAGAATTAGAAGGAAAAGCTATTCATGAAGTTTATATTCCTAAGGAAGAAGTCACACATATTGTGAACTTTTTTGAGGCCAACCATATTGAATTTTATTTAGAGGCCACTAGTCAGGTTTATGCCAGTAAAGGTGGAAAAGCCTATTTGATGGCGATGATGAATGCTAATATCGCCCGTTATCCAGATGCTAAAGAAGATCTTGAAAAAAATATGCTTTCTTTTATTGCACATATGCAAGATGAGGGAGATATCATAAGAGAAGATATTAATAAAGTCACTTTTATGGGAGCTCAATTGTCTTTAAAAGAAGTGCAAGAAGAGTTTAAAGAGAACTTCGTAGCTATTCCAGGGTCTTATGGACGAGAAGGAGAACTATGCGGTGAACTTATGCTAAAAGAAGTGCATAAAGCAACAGGAATAGAGATTGTACTCAAAGCGCTAGGTATTGAGCAGAAGGATACTTATGCTTATGGGGATAGTTATAATGATATAGAGATGCTACAATATGTAGCTTGTGGTGTGGCAATGTCAAATGGTGCAGAGGCTCTAAAGAAAGTGGCGGATGATATCACAGATTCTCCTGATGAGGATGGTTTATATAAAAGCTTTAAGAAATATGGATTAATTTAA